The Silene latifolia isolate original U9 population chromosome X, ASM4854445v1, whole genome shotgun sequence genome contains the following window.
aagaagttggaatcatcgattcaatgatgtaataaaggaaaatggtttcactcgaaatgttgaggaaccatgtttatacatgaaatttagtgggagcaatgttgtgttcctaatcttgtatgtcgatgacatactactcattggaaatgatattccaatgttgtcttctgttaagaagtggttaggtaaccacttccaaatgaaggatttaggagaggcacaacgcatattaggtatccggatctatagagatagatccaagaggatattggcactaagtaaagagtcttatgttgataagattcttcgacgattcagcatggacaaatccaaaaggggtttggtacctatggtaaccgggacgatattgagcaagactcaatgtccctccgaaccccatgatgttgaaggcatgaagttgatcccttacgcctccgctgttggatcaatcatgtatgccatgatatgcacgcgtcctgatgtctcgtatgccttgagcatgacgagtagatatcatgGAAATCCaggagagagtcactggattgctgtcaagaacatccttaagtacttgagaagaactaaggactcaatccttgtgtttggaggagacactgagttgcgtgttaatggatacacggactcaagttttcaaacagatagagatgacatgaaatcacaagctggttttgttttcatgctcaatggtggtgccgtaagctggagaagcttcaaggaagtcagaatgtaaCGCAGATTCTACTatggaggtgagtacatagcaagcatcgaagcgccaaggaagctatgtggatcaagcaattcacggaaggtctaaaagtagtacctaccgccgatgatcccaccactctctattgtgataatagtgggacgatcttccaagctaaggagccaaagtctagtaatagatctagacatgtacttagaaagtatcatgtaataagagatttcattgaaagaaaggaaattgcgatttgtaaggttgggacggatgacaacatagccgatccgctcaccaagcctttatcgcaggctaagcatgatgggcatgttacgtccatgggacttaaacgtgtaccaaatttctgttagattttgaaatgaaataaaagtgttgtttttgttcatgttcataatcacatttgtcttttatctttaatttatactttgttacatccatacgggttgtagagacaattgaaccccgttaaagtgaacacggattaactagtatttgcccatagtcacttgtatgaggtgacgtctcgaagtgactagagtgtgaggcgattgatggcaagttcaagtgccatagagtcatgtgagatgactagtcgatcacataggcagactgttaggaacattttgtcgggccttatgaccgcttatagagttcggcaaatttatatagcctggtcgtggcgagagctactatagtattcaaatgagtcgattcttttgactaaagactattctcctaagatggcacgtttgattaactttgatttgtgttactacgaccttcgtaaatggggtcaaatgggcatattttgggttataatggTGTGGctagctagtcgaagggaatgagtgcgataggaattgtccatccctagtcggggttataacaatatctcagggccactcgaggagtaatgaaccggaaatgcgtggccacgctcggaaagtatctatgatagataagtccggtcaatcagttattctccggatcgaggaaaccactctcgatatgatcacttgcaagtacgaccgaaagacaccttgcattgagtgggagatagtaataggacaagagaattggtgacgcacacttgtcgaggacaagtgggagattgttggaatatatgtcctccgacaataatgcgatcacgaccgttgatcatgatgatcacatgtttaagtctcattaaaatgaatacaattgggaagtaatattgttcttgtcaatttggtcaacatatatcggtaatgattggtgactagagtttgacattcttgtcgtgtgacggtggtgatcagttgaccccctaggtcatacctaaagggcaatactcttaattgattatttaattaatcgtataacgttacgagttaattaaattacttgaaaattgacggacgattttggaagtaaaatttacgtatcatattgaaatgtgattaaatgagatacggtctgagtaatcgaattgtttcattactcggatgaaattattgtttaaggaaacaatcggaattgaatgaatttttgtaaatgcgatttataaattggtaaaaatatttcggcacaagtaattatgaaattactgaatcgatttttgtatgtgacgtatttttattaatacgttgacttttaatatgttaaaaatacataacaaattatgttacatgtgacatgttacatattgagaaattgacaaaaataatatggacaccatattatgattgtaccgaaataatggggtattgggttaatattgtgttgattaatttattaagtaaacataataattacctaatggtctagccatgcaagcctatgaacattgttaagagcaacaacttcatgcattggctcacccaaaaagCCCCCcttaccacccggtttttgaagaaaaaaaaccatgatggttttctcatatttttacctaactatatacaaaatgttttgtatcATATTCATTCACTTGTTCATCCAAAATAACAATCCTAGAGAGAATAAATCCTCCtaatcttctctcataaaaccgaaaatactcAAGTGTTACaatttatttttggttcaattttctacctagattaatattatactagctcaaaataatattaattagattaagagaaagccttgggtataaagcttagggagagatcttatacttagatcttgttcatccataaggaaagctcaagaacaaaagaaaaggagatttcttttgtgcccaataaaaccgaaacatcaatgtaaggatgtgatttctcttctatttatattttgtttgcatgcataaaatccgttttaattttatgacaaattaatttagacatatatgagtatgttaatatgtatatgaatctacatttccttcaacatgttttgtagagtcttgcatcaattgtcaagatgattagcctagcactgcTCACAAggcctagcatattagaaaatattagttttgagtaacttcttacttcaactaagtatctttccaaacttcttatttctccttttagctttgaaaagcttaggattttcataaatccttacgcgtgttcgaactttaatatgtgcaacctcttgacacataatagagtgttctgtccaacactgaaattgctcatcggttctcctcgagaatccatgacgattcttctatggcttgacaatgattcatcatgctcttatgcatatgattcattattggacatgtgcatgattattcgaatggcggaaacattagtaactaacaATCATGTGGTCacccattcttaggttcaatgaacgaccatgactgctaatggcaattccattttcattgacatgaataacctacgtttctcgttgattcgatgtgtatatctcaatacctatccaacatctcatgatgtgattggattcatcatagtccatttcatccagaattgaaaactcaaatacttctttatgaaagaaagtattagctcgtcattctcaatgagtaatgagttataaacttttacaagatgattgctcccactaaattccatgtcttcacatgataatttccaactcccacttaattccacatgtttcgcaattgactactcaatcgaaacatttcatgaattgaaatatattttgctttgctaagttattaagataaaaccatatatgttcccatcatatcctttcaaaatacttattttgaaaaggtttcaatcttaaccttatggaaagagattttaatctctaactcattcattttgtaatgatgcgtagcaatgtcattatttaaatgtgaattatatctaatacacgtctttctcaaaatacccttttcggaaggaggtttaaccatttcattttcataatgaggttaagtaatgacattagcgtggttaatacttaacttagctcttgtggatatcggcatatctgtatttgcaacttttagtcataaatctcatttattttcgaggatgcaactttgattcatttagactcttaagtaaatatcaatattgggAGAAAAAACCCTAATGAGAGAAAAAACCCTAATGAGATGTTAATGCACATTAATTTCGATCTTTGATCTGATTTTCGTGCTAATGGCAAGGAAATCAGTGCATCAGAAACAGCGAGAGATGACTTTACGAGGACGAAGTATTCATGTAGCTGCAGAGGCACCATCGCCTGTTGAGGAAATAGAGGAAACCAATGATAACACAATCCCTAATGAACATCAAGCAGGCCCGGATGGTGAGAATGCAATGAAAACGAAGAATATTAATGAAATAACAGGAATTCCTGAATTGGAAGTAGAAACTGAGGATGAAGAAGAGGAAGTAGAAGAAATAGAGGATGAGGAGGAAATAGtacaagaaaaaagaaaagagcaAGTCACTGAAACCCCAGAGGACGATCCAAAAACAGAGCATGAGGTTTTGATGCAGATTGAACATGAGGATGTAGAGGAGGAGATTGAATATTGGAATCAGGCAGTTGTATGCTATATACTAGGAGCAAATCCTCCATGGGAGGTGATTGAAGGCTTTATTAGGAGAATTTGGACCAAGTTCAATATTGACAAGATCTCGTTTATGCCAAATGGTGTGTTTTTGGTTAGATTCAAATCAGTTGAAATGAAGGACAAGGTTTTAAACTCGGGATATTATATGTTTGATAATAAGCCTATGATAGTGAAAGCTTGGACGAGGGATTTAGAGATGAGAAAGGAGGAGGTAAGTTCGGTTCTCGCATGGATTCGGATGCATAACCTACCTCTGAAATTTTGGGGAAAGGGGCTACCTAAAATAACATCGTTGGTAGGAAAGTACATCAAGAGTGATGTAGCTACTGAGGAAAAAATAAGGTTAGGTTATGCAAGAGTGATGGCAGTTCTTATGGTGGATCAAGATTTGCCTGAAAAGGTTAAATTCAAAGATGAAAATGGTAATGTGATTCAAGTTGAGGTAGAATATGAATGGAGGCCAGTTAAATGCAAAAAGTGTATGGGAATGGGGCATTTGGAGGTAGATTGCAGGAGGAATGATCAAAAAAAGGGGCAAAAAGTTCAGATGGTTTGGATGCCTGTGGTGAAGAAAACCGCTGGACCTACCCCTGCAAATCCTCCTGGAAGTATACAAGGTCCAATTCAGAATATAGAAGTTAGGAATGTTACTCCAATTAAAAGATTAGTCCAAATGCAAAGACAGGACTACAGTGGAGGTGGATACAGTTCTGATTCATTTGGAGCACACTCCTACAAAGAGGTAGTCTCATCTCCTCCTAGAAGAAGTGGTGGTGCAAATGGTAACAGTCCTCAACcaaaaattttaaatggataAGATAGGATTCTGGAATGTGAGAGGTATGAATAGAGTAGGAAAACAAAAAGCTATAAATTTTTTCTTACAGAATAAAGATATTAGATTGTTTGGTCTCTTAGAAACTAAAATAAAGAGTAGGGCTCTGAAGAAAGTTGTAAATAACTTCAATAATTGGTGCATATCAACTAATAATGGACATCACAATGGTGGGAGAATCTGGATTTTGTGGCAACCTCAAGCTGTTAAGGTACAGTTTATAGAGTATAATGCTCAGTTCATTCATATGAGAGTTGAATCAGTTGAGACTAGAAGCATTTTCTATATGACTATGGTCTATGCTTTCAACTCTATTCATGATAGGGCTCCTTTATGGGATCATCTTAGAAGAATTGCTAGTCAAGTCAGTGGTCCTTGGGCAATTGCTGGTGACTTCAACTGTGTGTTATCTGCTGGAGAGAGGGTAGGAGGTAACACTCCATCAGGTGAGATGGACCCTTTCAAGCACTGTGTAGCAGACTGTGGAGTCATTGACATTGATGCTACAGGGTCTCTGTTTACCTGGAATAACAAACAAAAACCTGGGGAGAGGATATACAGTAGGATTGATAGATTCCTGGTTAATAAGGACTGGTGTGATCACCTCCCTGATCTTTATGCCCATTTCTTGCCTGAGGGTCTAATGGATCATACCCCTTGTATTATTAGTAGCTCTAAAAACTCCCAAAGAAATCGCTGTTTTAAGTACTTCAACATGTGGGGAGCGCAAAGGAGTTTTCGCAAACTGTAAGGACTAATGGGATAAAAGCTCGATGGGGACTAGCATGTTCAGGCTAGTTAAAAATCAAACAGTTGAAACCAACATTGAAAAGTTTGAATAAAGAGGGGTATCTTGATATTGAACATTCAACTAGCAGGCTTGAAGCGGGTTCATGATTTGCAGGAACAACTTGGAAGGAATCCCACGATATTCGATTTACCGCTGAATTTGAGGCATCTCAGGAATTAAAAAAGTTAAGTAGTGCCAGGGAGAGTTTCTTAGCTCAAAAGGCAAAGCAGTTCTGGATGAAGGAAGGGGATACTAATAGTGCTTATTTCCATGGCATCCTCAAAAAAAGAAGGAATGAAAATAGGGTGATATTTATAGAGGACATGAAGGGAAAGATGTGTGACAGTCCAGAACTTGCTCAGACAGCATTCCTGGAGTACTATATGCATCTTCTTGGGACAAACCAGACTACAACTAAAATACACAGGAAGATCATTGACCAAGGCCAAAGATGCAGGGACGATCACAGTCCTATTCTTCTGAGACCTGTCACTGGGGAGGAAATTAGAGCTGCAGTTTTCAGTATTCCTGATAACAAATCACCAGGACCTGATGGATACACAAGAAAGTTCTTTAAAGATGCTTGGAATGAGATTGGAGGGGAGGTGATTAATGCTGTCCAGGATTTTTTCAGAACCAGACAATTACTGAAGCAAGTGAATGCAACAAATGTGACCTTGATCCCCAAATGTGACAGGCCTCAAACTGTGTATCAATTTCGACCTATAGCCTGCTGCAATGTTGTTTATAAGGTTATATCCAAGCTACTATGTGCAAGATTAGCTGAAGTGTTGCCTCAAATCATTGATCCTAATCAGGGAGCTTTCATACAAAATAGAAGCATCCAGGAGAACATTCTTATATGCCAAGATCTAATCAGATGCTATGAAAAGCCTAATGCATCTCCTAGATGTCTATTTAAAATAGATCTCCAAAAAGCTTATGATACTGTTGAGTGGTCATTTGTTGAAAAACTCCTTGAAGAACTTAGATTTCCAGTGGAGTTCCAGGAAATGTTGATGCAATGCATAACAACAGCATCCTTTTCCTTGTCCCTCAATGGAGAAATGTTTGGATATTTCCATGGCAAGAGAGGGCTCAGGCAGGGAGATCCCCTCTCTCCTCTTATCTTCACACTATGCATGGAATACCTGACAAGGACCATTAAGTATGCTGCTGCTAAATTTGAGTTCAAGTTCCATCCTATGTGAAAGCAACTACAACTGGCCAacttgatgtttgcagatgatgtgCTCCTATTCTGCCATGGGGATGCCAAGTCTATTATGCTGCTTCTTCAATCCTATTCTACCTTCTCTAAAGCCACTGGACTAAAGATAAGTGCTGCAAAATCCAATGCTTATTTCAGAGGGGTGCCTGATCAACTTAAACAAGATATCTTGAGTGTGTCTGGTTTTGTAGAGGGTAAGCTTCCTTTTAAATATCTTGGAATGCCTATTCAAACCACTAGATTGCAAAGACAAGACTGTGAGTGCTTAGTTGAGAAAATCTGTAGTAGAATTCATGGTTATGGAGCAAAGAAATTCTCATATGCTGGGAGGCTTGTCTTAGTGAAAGCAGTGTTGTCTACCTTACACTCTTATTGGGCATCTTTGTTTGTCCTACCAAAGGGTATCATAGCAAAAGTGGAGGCTGTTTGCAGAAACTTCTTATGGGATAGTAGTGCTGAATACCATAGGGTGCCACTGGTGGCATGGGAAACAGTGTGCAGGCCTAAGTCTGAGGGTGGTCTAGGGCTCAAAAACCTGGAAATGATGAATAAGGATCTGATAGGCAAGTTGGTTAACTGGATTGTTGAGGATAAGGATACCATATGGGTCAAATGGGTGAAGCACAATCATTTGAAAGGAGTGAACTGGTGGCAGTACCAGCCTGGTGCTCATAAAAGTTGGGTTTGGAGGAGAGTTTGCAGGGTTAAACAAGATCTGGTTGCAGCATATATCAATGGGACATGGGACATACAAGGGGTAGGATTCACCACTGCTAGATGTTACCAATGGCTCATGGGATCTCGTCCTAAGGTGAGTTGGGATGGGGTGATATGGAATGAATGGGTAATCCCAAAACATCAATTCATGGGATGGCTCTATGCACATGGAGCTTTCAAAACCAAAGATAAACTGATCAGGTATGGGGTGGATATTGATGATCGTTGCTGGTTGTGTGGACAGGCATCAGAGGATTCGGATCACTTATTTTTTGGGTGTGACTACAGTCTCAGAGTAGTTCAACACCTGCAACAGAAAACTGGGTTACAGCTACCAGTTGTCAGTGTTCTGGACTGTTGTGTACAGGATATTGGCACCAAGCTACAGAGAGGAGTGAAAGCAGGAATGGTATTGGGAGCTATATATCATGTATGGCACCATCGAAATAAGTGCAGGAATGAGGGGATTCTACTGAGACCACAGAAGGTTGCTGCAAACATTGTCGAGGACATGAAGCTGATAGTCCATGGTAAAGACAGGAGAAAGATTTCCACTCTAGAAATAGATTGGCTTAAGGATGTTGGATTAATGTAATTGGTATTAGTTGATATGTACCTTTGGAACACtcttttttgatatatatataatacaactcacatttcaccaaaaaaaaaaaatatcaatattgaaaatattggtcaaatgttgttcataaactagtcaaaactcatgttaagactttacattagtcattcttattccaaaactttcttttggtctcctcgtgtagttatcttgagaacatattcttttgattacttcacttggtctcttttgtcatgtaggtttcatctattcgagaccatagatctcatctattcgtgtatactatctgtatgggtatacaaatcattctttcttgcgtagatctcatttacacaagtacacaaattttttcttggtgttctttgtgtcttcattttctcccactctatctttagaatgaatacactagagattcaaagatagcatatgagacacaaataatgatttttgaagtataaggagtaCTATCTCATacgttgactaattgttttagatttgataatgtacttggtgattgacattcctttaagagagttcatcaactcaatatcactttataattgatcataaaCAAGCCTTAAGGTTgcggacatataatgaatcccatcattatagttgtctattggatcactttaagtagatgatcatatgtttctatgtgcaggcatataaagacgaatttttagaacaaagaaatacgataaaaggggtgacttgggttgcaaaccaagccaccataatccaaaatacgaccattgtttagaaaggatcaaccatttc
Protein-coding sequences here:
- the LOC141617853 gene encoding uncharacterized protein LOC141617853, whose amino-acid sequence is MFADDVLLFCHGDAKSIMLLLQSYSTFSKATGLKISAAKSNAYFRGVPDQLKQDILSVSGFVEGKLPFKYLGMPIQTTRLQRQDCECLVEKICSRIHGYGAKKFSYAGRLVLVKAVLSTLHSYWASLFVLPKGIIAKVEAVCRNFLWDSSAEYHRVPLVAWETVCRPKSEGGLGLKNLEMMNKDLIGKLVNWIVEDKDTIWVKWVKHNHLKGVNWWQYQPGAHKSWVWRRVCRVKQDLVAAYINGTWDIQGVGFTTARCYQWLMGSRPKVSWDGVIWNEWVIPKHQFMGWLYAHGAFKTKDKLIRYGVDIDDRCWLCGQASEDSDHLFFGCDYSLRVVQHLQQKTGLQLPVVSVLDCCVQDIGTKLQRGVKAGMVLGAIYHVWHHRNKCRNEGILLRPQKVAANIVEDMKLIVHGKDRRKISTLEIDWLKDVGLM